In a single window of the Osmia bicornis bicornis chromosome 7, iOsmBic2.1, whole genome shotgun sequence genome:
- the LOC114875387 gene encoding FAD-linked sulfhydryl oxidase ALR, with translation MSHEKPCRACTDFKTWAKSQKKTYESTKESEESKKKDQAVNNTRRDCPLDKDELGSRTWSFLHTMAAYYPDNPSDEQKSDMKTFFKIFSKFYPCYVCAEDLQEQIKQYPPQTDSQEKLSQWLCNIHNGVNKRLGKPLFDCKLVNQRWKDGWLDGSCD, from the exons ATGTCTCACGAGAAACCTTGTCGTGCATGTACAGACTTTAAGACATGGGCAAAAAGTCAAAAGAAAACTTATGAATCCACAAAG GAATCTGaggaaagtaaaaagaaagatcAAGCTGTAAATAATACTAGACGTGATTGCCCATTGGATAAGGACGAATTAGGTTCAAGAACATGGTCATTTCTACATACCATGGCAGCATATTATCCTGATAATCCAAGTGATGAACAGAAATCAGatatgaaaacattttttaaaatattttctaagtTTTATCCATGCTATGTATGTGCAGAAGATTTACAAGAGCAAATAAAACAGTATCCACCTCAAACAGATTCGCAGGAAAAGTTAAGTCAATGGCTTTGTAACATTCATAACGGGGTAAACAAAAGGCTTGGGAAACCTCTGTTTGATTGCAAACTTGTTAACCAAAGGTGGAAAGATGGTTGGCTGGATGGTTCATGTGATTGA
- the LOC114875382 gene encoding ribosomal RNA-processing protein 7 homolog A, producing MIMKSEKQNLKGFRTLWIQFNRKNTDKHQLFLKEHSIRNQLPEHPKGRTLFVLNVPPYVTPKALQKAFSQICGNVTNVFFVTSKGFKTAYVVFEKETTLEKALELPANYMISLNRKNNVCLTGLAKWCKEYNESICDEEKLKKEIEDYMLDYDKKMAEKKANEKAMEEEAEDNDGWVTVSARKKRGEYALSRKESTINKVQHKEEQRNKKKQLLNFYTFQIRESKKQNLAELRKKFELDKQRLQSLKSKRTFRPF from the exons ATGATCATGAAGAGTGAGAAACAAAACCTTAAGGGTTTCAGAA CATTATGGATTCAATTTAATAGAAAGAACACAGACAAACATCAATTGTTTCTTAAAGAGCATTCCATCAGAAATCAGTTACCAGAACATCCAAAAGGAAGAACATTATTTGTTCTAAATGTACCACCTTACGTTACACCTAAAGCATTACAGAAAGCGTTTAGCCAAATTTGTGGAAATGTTACCAATGTTTTCTTTGTAACGTCAAAAGGGTTTAAAACAGCATATgtagtttttgaaaaagaaactaCACTAGAAAAGGCATTAGAACTTCCTGCAAACTATATGATAtcattaaatagaaaaaataatgtttGCTTAACAGGTTTAGCAA AGTGGTGTAAAGAATACAATGAGTCAATATGTGATGAAGAAAAACTGAAGAAGGAAATTGAAGACTATATGTTGGATTATGATAAAAAGATGGCTGAGAAAAAAGCAAACGAAAAGGCTATGGAAGAAGAAGCTGAGGATAATGATGGTTGGGTAACTGTAAGTGCACGCAAGAAGAGAGGAGAATATGCTCTCTCTAGAAAAGAGTCTACTATCAATAAAGTACAACATAAGGAAGAGCagagaaataagaaaaagcaATTGCTTAACTTTTATACTTTCCAAATTCGTGAGAGTAAAAAACAAA ACTTGGCAGAGTTAAGGAAAAAGTTCGAGTTAGATAAACAAAGGTTACAAAGTTTAAAATCTAAAAGAACTTTTAGgcctttttaa
- the LOC114875380 gene encoding uncharacterized protein C7orf26 homolog, whose protein sequence is MAGGDIKFNLRNLDFPYCATEALCRIEVLCGKSGKQMDLQLDLISEFVFGEIERRKKRNMTLAIQELQLIEVLSDFFQSPGGMPAVRNAIFLSLFPADSPRYKILGNLVSLSIATQNKAILNATGIWMQQLGSTSPQSVGLARHVLNDYFVLTPKSIDKLMQLPVLASHFTANLLTAIGEVYEDKDPPTELLRLIGEWIDENPGLLLTPLMDNPALPTGGIPMTPITPIAGLFRWCILSPLRVNTIENAENSEEQKKLYSKIQQLLMDSVLRLKNSRNNKHAISAQHFAATTRTLTTSLQSQVNVSSTLHDLAMARLAQAVSAAMSANCIYGNKQELLALLQPLSYQHFLIEWTLQTYASKAT, encoded by the exons ATGGCTGGGGGTGATATAAAGTTTAATTTACGAAACCTAGATTTTCCGTATTGTGCTACGGAAGCATTGTGCAGAATCG aaGTACTATGCGGCAAATCCGGGAAACAGATGGATTTACAACTGGATTTAATATCCGAATTCGTGTTCGGAGAAATAGAAAGGCGGAAGAAACGCAACATGACACTAGCGATACAAGAATTGCAATTAATAGAAGTTCTGAGCGACTTTTTCCAAAGTCCTGGAGGAATGCCCGCCGTACGGAACGCAATATTTTTATCTCTTTTCCCTGCAGATAGTCCCAGATATAAAATTTTAGGCAATTTAGTATCTTTATCTATTGCCACCCAAAATAAAGCAATCTTGAACGCAACCGGAATTTGGATGCAACAGTTAGGCTCTACTTCTCCGCAAAGCGTAGGATTAGCAAGGCACGTACTTAACGACTATTTTGTCCTTACGCCAAAATCTATCGACAAGTTGATGCAGCTTCCTGTTCTCGCATCACATTTCACTGCCAACTTACTGACAGCAATAGGCGAGGTTTATGAGGATAAAGATCCACCTACAGAATTGCTCAGGTTAATTGGAGAATGGATAGATGAAAATCCAGGTCTTCTGTTAACTCCTTTAATGGATAATCCTGCTTTACCAACTGGTGGCATTCCAATGACACCGATAACACCCATAGCAGGTTTATTCAG GTGGTGTATTTTATCTCCTCTACGTGTTAATACCATAGAAAATGCGGAGAATTctgaagaacaaaaaaaactttattctaaaattcaacAACTACTAATGGATTCAGTATTAAGATTGAAGAATAGTAGAAACAATAAACATGCTATATCAGCGCAGCACTTCGCAGCTACTACTCGAACTTTGACTACTAGTTTACAGTCTCAAGTAAACGTCAGTTCAACTCTACACGATTTAGCTATGGCACGACTTGCACAGGCCGTTAGCGCAGCAATGTCCGCAAATTGCATTTATGGTAACAAAC AAGAATTATTAGCTTTGTTGCAACCTTTATCGTACCAACATTTCTTAATCGAATGGACATTACAAACCTATGCATCTAAAGCTACTTAA
- the LOC114875413 gene encoding transmembrane protein 145-like isoform X1 codes for MVNVSFFFCIILLFLLTNSESKILRGHLVTRENWAFLARFCFLTEQGTFRYEFELGGDEKNLKLLLYYDAPDQWPSVYPSNKTCIEKEALLWDGIGQIVPLSLSTSEQSGCVQEDTITRCSSYRRFRSSRPRWWFIALADCSSKNGLNVSYWISLTNAPHGNFWKEHFSADEFYILPELIIIACIYIVLVILSFYAAMQLRARRLLHVSYKLFMASLLCQLVGILFEIYSYINLGLRGTSTNNASLLGQLLEACSDILYTLLMLLLALGFTVTKSVLKPKQIRWLICFICLVSFCQLSLYIYQSDVFDPGLVLYIYESPPGYGLIILKLIAWIVFSLCCFKTVRKMSTKLHFYGSLFSLGSTWFLCHPLTVLCITLLVDEWIRESVAKGCSLWIVFLGHIIFLYITRPSMANKRFPFHIRTCQVMPIAGDGQDHSYEPRVRTAGSAFTISHLPPPTLQS; via the exons ATGGTTAACGTATCATTCTTTTTTtgcattatattattgtttttattaacaaattcagAAAGCAAAATTCTTCGGGGCCACCTTGTAACACGTGAA AACTGGGCATTTTTAGCGagattttgttttttaacgGAACAAGGCACATTTCGGTATGAATTTGAATTAGGAGGTgatgaaaaaaatttgaaattattattatattatgaCGCCCCTGATCAATGGCCAAGCGTTTATCCTTCAAACAAAACATGTATCGAAAAGGAAGCTTTGCTTTGGGACGGAATTGGTCAAATAGTACCATTATCGTTATCAACGTCTGAACAATCCGGATGTGTCCAAGAAGACACAATAACACGATGTTCTAGCTATCGCAGGTTTCGATCATCTCGTCCGAGATGGTGGTTTATTGCTTTAGCAGATTGTTCATCGAAAAACGGATTAAATGTTTCATATTGGATATCGCTAACAAATGCGCCACATGGCAATTTTTGGAAAGAACACTTCTCAGCAGATGAATTCT ATATATTACCAGAATTGATAATAATTGCTTGCATTTATATAGTACTTGTCATCCTAAGTTTTTATGCAGCCATGCAATTGCGAGCAAGAAGACTATTACATGTATCTTACAAATTATTCATGGCTTCTTTGCTTTGTCAATTGGTGGGGAttctatttgaaatttatagtTACATAAATCTTGGATTAAGAGGAACATCAACGAATAATGCTTCTTTGTTGGGTCAACTTTTAGAAGCATGTTCtgatattttatatactttgCTTATGTTATTACTTGCACTTGGTTTCACAGTAACTAAAAGTGTTTTAAAACCCAAACAAATTCGATGGCTTATATGTTTTATTTGCCTTGTTTCTTTCTGTCAGTTGTCATTATATATTTATCAGTCGGATGTGTTTGATCCTGGATTAGTACTATACATTTATGAATCACCACCAGGTTATGGactaataatattaaaattgattgcATGGATTGTATTTTCCCTTTGTTGTTTTAAAACCGTTAGGAAAATGTCAACAAAGCTTCATTTTTACggttcattattttcattggGATCAACATGGTTTTTGTGTCATCCATTAACG GTGCTCTGCATCACTTTGTTAGTAGATGAATGGATAAGAGAAAGTGTTGCTAAAGGATGTTCATTGTGGATTGTTTTTCTGGgacatataatatttttatacatcaCTAGACCATCTATGGCTAACAAGCGTTTTCCATTTCATATTAGGACATGTCAAGTGATGCCAATTGCTGGTGATGGCCAAGACCATAGTTATGAACCTCGTGTTAGAACAGCAGGTTCTGCGTTCACTATATCCCATCTACCTCCACCTACTTTGCAATCTTAA
- the LOC114875413 gene encoding transmembrane protein 145-like isoform X2 has product MCKFILLTGRNWAFLARFCFLTEQGTFRYEFELGGDEKNLKLLLYYDAPDQWPSVYPSNKTCIEKEALLWDGIGQIVPLSLSTSEQSGCVQEDTITRCSSYRRFRSSRPRWWFIALADCSSKNGLNVSYWISLTNAPHGNFWKEHFSADEFYILPELIIIACIYIVLVILSFYAAMQLRARRLLHVSYKLFMASLLCQLVGILFEIYSYINLGLRGTSTNNASLLGQLLEACSDILYTLLMLLLALGFTVTKSVLKPKQIRWLICFICLVSFCQLSLYIYQSDVFDPGLVLYIYESPPGYGLIILKLIAWIVFSLCCFKTVRKMSTKLHFYGSLFSLGSTWFLCHPLTVLCITLLVDEWIRESVAKGCSLWIVFLGHIIFLYITRPSMANKRFPFHIRTCQVMPIAGDGQDHSYEPRVRTAGSAFTISHLPPPTLQS; this is encoded by the exons atgtGTAAATTTATACTTTTAACAGGCAGG AACTGGGCATTTTTAGCGagattttgttttttaacgGAACAAGGCACATTTCGGTATGAATTTGAATTAGGAGGTgatgaaaaaaatttgaaattattattatattatgaCGCCCCTGATCAATGGCCAAGCGTTTATCCTTCAAACAAAACATGTATCGAAAAGGAAGCTTTGCTTTGGGACGGAATTGGTCAAATAGTACCATTATCGTTATCAACGTCTGAACAATCCGGATGTGTCCAAGAAGACACAATAACACGATGTTCTAGCTATCGCAGGTTTCGATCATCTCGTCCGAGATGGTGGTTTATTGCTTTAGCAGATTGTTCATCGAAAAACGGATTAAATGTTTCATATTGGATATCGCTAACAAATGCGCCACATGGCAATTTTTGGAAAGAACACTTCTCAGCAGATGAATTCT ATATATTACCAGAATTGATAATAATTGCTTGCATTTATATAGTACTTGTCATCCTAAGTTTTTATGCAGCCATGCAATTGCGAGCAAGAAGACTATTACATGTATCTTACAAATTATTCATGGCTTCTTTGCTTTGTCAATTGGTGGGGAttctatttgaaatttatagtTACATAAATCTTGGATTAAGAGGAACATCAACGAATAATGCTTCTTTGTTGGGTCAACTTTTAGAAGCATGTTCtgatattttatatactttgCTTATGTTATTACTTGCACTTGGTTTCACAGTAACTAAAAGTGTTTTAAAACCCAAACAAATTCGATGGCTTATATGTTTTATTTGCCTTGTTTCTTTCTGTCAGTTGTCATTATATATTTATCAGTCGGATGTGTTTGATCCTGGATTAGTACTATACATTTATGAATCACCACCAGGTTATGGactaataatattaaaattgattgcATGGATTGTATTTTCCCTTTGTTGTTTTAAAACCGTTAGGAAAATGTCAACAAAGCTTCATTTTTACggttcattattttcattggGATCAACATGGTTTTTGTGTCATCCATTAACG GTGCTCTGCATCACTTTGTTAGTAGATGAATGGATAAGAGAAAGTGTTGCTAAAGGATGTTCATTGTGGATTGTTTTTCTGGgacatataatatttttatacatcaCTAGACCATCTATGGCTAACAAGCGTTTTCCATTTCATATTAGGACATGTCAAGTGATGCCAATTGCTGGTGATGGCCAAGACCATAGTTATGAACCTCGTGTTAGAACAGCAGGTTCTGCGTTCACTATATCCCATCTACCTCCACCTACTTTGCAATCTTAA